One genomic region from Corvus hawaiiensis isolate bCorHaw1 chromosome 28, bCorHaw1.pri.cur, whole genome shotgun sequence encodes:
- the C2CD4C gene encoding C2 calcium-dependent domain-containing protein 4C, translating into MWLLERLRGVAENGGSRGAGTEESSRGSRYSNVLTPDKIPDFFIPPKLSAAPAEAEGSEVPAAAALGASVSEQDLAGRKPPRSPRPSSRSRTRTRTTGRHIIQIETAEDWTEGSCGTNVDPQAQTAMSLPYVPKAQTSYGFATLMESPHTRRKESLFHSEHSSLCPSPVTSPSAQRKAKLNGESGRRTPADLGAALMHPGRYFSGGESDTCSSAESSPFGSPLLSRSVSLLKLFSQESQSKVIKLKHSVARNSSLSTDDSSADTSPSAQRRARSAPAGTQPPTALLPLDLPPGRDREHSLRLSRGGSLRLAAEYDPSNARLRVRLVSAEDLYDALVDLRSINCCVSLCLNPGKLQKQRSTIVKNSRNPVFNEDFFFDGLGPGHARKMSLKLKVVNKGSSLKRDTLLGEKELPLTALLSCL; encoded by the coding sequence ATGTGGCTCCTGGAGCGGCTGCGCGGGGTGGCGGAGAACGGCGGGTCCCGGGGCGCGGGGACAGAGGAGTCCTCGCGGGGGTCCCGCTACAGCAACGTCCTCACCCCCGACAAGATCCCCGACTTTTTCATCCCGCCCAAGCTGAGCGCGGCACCCGCCGAGGCTGAGGGCTCCGAGGTCCCCGCAGcggctgctctgggagcctCAGTGTCAGAACAGGACCTGGCCGGACGCAAGCccccgcgcagcccccgcccgTCCAGCCGGTCCCGGACCCGGACCCGGACCACCGGGCGGCACATCATCCAGATCGAGACCGCTGAGGACTGGACCGAGGGGAGCTGCGGCACCAACGTGGACCCGCAGGCACAGACGGCCATGTCGCTGCCCTACGTGCCCAAGGCGCAGACCTCCTATGGCTTCGCCACGCTGATGGAGAGCCCCCACACGCGGCGCAAAGAGTCACTCTTCCACAGCGagcacagcagcctctgccccTCGCCCGTCACCTCGCCCAGCGCCCAGCGCAAAGCCAAGCTCAACGGCGAGAGCGGCCGCCGGACACCCGCTGACCTCGGCGCAGCCCTGATGCACCCCGGCCGCTACTTCAGCGGCGGTGAGAGCGACACGTGCTCCTCAGCCGAGTCCTCACCCTTCGGCTCCCCGCTGCTTTCCCGCTCCGTCTCCCTGCTGAAGCTCTTCAGCCAGGAGAGCCAGTCCAAGGTCATCAAGCTGAAGCACTCGGTGGCCCGCAACAGCTCGCTGTCCACCGACGACAGCTCGGCTGACAccagccccagtgcccagcGCCGCGCCAGGAGCGCCCCGGCCGGGACGCAGCCTCCCACCGCCCTGCTGCCCCTGGACCTGCCCCCGGGCCGTGACCGGGAGCACAGCCTGCGGCTGAGCCGGGGCGGGAGCCTGCGCCTGGCTGCCGAGTACGACCCCTCCAACGCCCGGCTGCGTGTGCGCCTTGTCTCCGCCGAGGACCTCTACGATGCCCTCGTCGACCTGCGCAGCATCAACTGCTGCGTCTCGCTGTGCCTCAACCCTGggaagctgcagaagcagcGCAGCACCATTGTCAAGAACAGCCGCAACCCCGTCTTCAACGAGGACTTCTTCTTCGATGGGCTGGGCCCCGGCCACGCCAGGAAGATGTCCCTGAAGCTCAAGGTGGTCAACAAGGGCAGCAGCCTTAAGCGGGACACGCTGCTGGGCGAGAAGGAGCTGCCACTCACCGCCCTCCTGTCCTGCCTGTAG